From the Leifsonia sp. AG29 genome, one window contains:
- the rplB gene encoding 50S ribosomal protein L2 gives MAIRNYKPTTPGRRGSSVADFAEITRSTPEKSLLRPLSKTGGRNNQGRITTRHIGGGHKRQYRVIDFRRNDKDGVNAKVAHIEYDPNRTARIALLHFLDGTKRYILAPQGLKQGDIVESGAGADIKPGNNLPLRNIPTGTVVHAIELKPGGGAKLARSAGASVRLVAKDGPYAQLRLPSGEVRNVDARCRATIGEVGNAEQSNINWGKAGRLRWKGVRPTVRGVAMNPIDHPHGGGEGKTSGGRHPVSPWGQKEGRTRHPNKESDKLIVRRRNAGKKRK, from the coding sequence ATGGCTATTCGTAACTACAAGCCCACGACCCCTGGTCGTCGCGGCTCCTCGGTCGCCGACTTCGCGGAGATCACCCGGTCCACGCCGGAGAAGTCGCTGCTCCGTCCGCTGTCGAAGACCGGTGGGCGCAACAACCAGGGCCGCATCACGACCCGTCACATCGGTGGTGGCCACAAGCGCCAGTACCGCGTGATCGACTTCCGTCGCAACGACAAGGACGGCGTCAACGCCAAGGTCGCTCACATCGAGTACGACCCCAACCGCACGGCCCGCATCGCGCTCCTCCACTTCCTGGACGGCACGAAGCGCTACATCCTCGCGCCGCAGGGCCTCAAGCAGGGCGACATCGTCGAGTCGGGCGCCGGCGCGGACATCAAGCCGGGCAACAACCTGCCGCTGCGCAACATCCCGACCGGTACCGTCGTGCACGCGATCGAGCTGAAGCCGGGTGGAGGCGCGAAGCTCGCGCGTTCCGCCGGCGCCTCGGTCCGTCTCGTCGCCAAGGACGGCCCCTACGCCCAGCTGCGCCTCCCCTCGGGCGAGGTCCGCAACGTCGACGCCCGCTGCCGCGCCACGATCGGCGAGGTCGGCAACGCCGAGCAGTCGAACATCAACTGGGGCAAGGCCGGCCGTCTCCGCTGGAAGGGCGTCCGCCCGACCGTCCGCGGTGTCGCGATGAACCCGATCGACCACCCGCACGGTGGTGGTGAGGGCAAGACCTCCGGTGGTCGCCACCCGGTCAGCCCGTGGGGTCAGAAGGAAGGCCGTACGCGCCACCCCAACAAGGAAAGCGACAAGCTCATCGTCCGCCGTCGGAACGCCGGCAAGAAGCGCAAGTAG
- the rplW gene encoding 50S ribosomal protein L23 produces the protein MAVNKDPRDVIIAPVVSEKSYGLIDEGKYTFVVDPRSNKTEIKLAIESIFKVEVASVNTLNRQGKTRRTRFGTGKRKDTKRAIVTLKSGSIDIFTAVG, from the coding sequence ATGGCCGTCAACAAGGACCCCCGCGACGTCATCATCGCCCCGGTCGTCTCCGAGAAGAGCTACGGCCTGATCGACGAGGGCAAGTACACCTTCGTCGTCGACCCGCGTTCCAACAAGACCGAGATCAAGCTCGCCATCGAGTCGATCTTCAAGGTCGAGGTCGCGTCGGTGAACACCCTGAACCGTCAGGGCAAGACCCGCCGCACCCGCTTCGGCACCGGCAAGCGCAAGGACACCAAGCGCGCCATCGTCACGCTGAAGTCCGGTTCCATCGACATCTTCACGGCCGTCGGCTGA
- the rplD gene encoding 50S ribosomal protein L4: MATSIDVVDLKGKKAGSIELPEALFDVQTNIPLIHQVVTAQLAAARQGTHKVKGRGEVSGAGRKPFKQKGTGRARQGSIRAPQMTGGGIVHGPTPRDYAQRTPKKMIAAALLGALSDRARGSRIHAVQAFTSGDAPSTKAVVELLSGIATSKHVLVVIERDDELAFKSVRNIPTVHVLTYDQLNAYDVLVSDDIVFSQAALEGFIAAKTKKEEVNA; encoded by the coding sequence ATGGCTACCTCGATTGACGTCGTCGACCTGAAGGGCAAGAAGGCCGGCTCCATCGAGCTTCCCGAGGCCCTGTTCGACGTTCAGACCAACATCCCGCTGATCCACCAGGTCGTCACCGCGCAGCTCGCTGCCGCCCGCCAGGGCACGCACAAGGTGAAGGGCCGCGGCGAGGTCTCCGGCGCCGGCCGCAAGCCGTTCAAGCAGAAGGGCACCGGCCGCGCCCGTCAGGGTTCCATCCGCGCCCCTCAGATGACCGGTGGTGGCATCGTCCACGGACCGACGCCCCGCGACTACGCGCAGCGCACCCCCAAGAAGATGATCGCCGCGGCTCTGCTCGGCGCTCTCTCGGACCGCGCCCGCGGCAGCCGGATCCACGCCGTCCAGGCGTTCACCTCGGGTGACGCGCCCTCGACCAAGGCCGTCGTCGAGCTGCTCTCGGGCATCGCGACCTCCAAGCACGTCCTCGTCGTGATCGAGCGTGACGACGAGCTGGCGTTCAAGAGCGTCCGCAACATCCCGACGGTGCACGTGCTGACCTACGACCAGCTGAACGCCTACGACGTCCTGGTGAGCGACGACATCGTCTTCTCGCAGGCCGCTCTCGAAGGCTTCATCGCCGCCAAGACCAAGAAGGAAGAGGTGAACGCGTAA
- the rplC gene encoding 50S ribosomal protein L3 encodes MSNNETKTSRGLLGKKLGMTQVWDENNKLIPVTVIEITPNVVTQVRTPEVDGYNAVQIAYGQIDPRKVNKPSAGHFDKAGVTPRRHLTEVRTADAAEYAAGQELTVDGTFEAGQLVDVVGTSKGKGFAGVMKRHNFQGVSASHGAHRNHRKPGSIGASSTPSRVFKGMRMAGRMGGERVTVLNLKVQAVDAEKGLLLVKGAVPGARGRIVFVRNAVKGA; translated from the coding sequence ATGTCCAACAACGAGACCAAGACTTCGCGCGGCCTCCTCGGCAAGAAGCTCGGCATGACCCAGGTCTGGGACGAGAACAACAAGCTCATCCCCGTGACCGTCATCGAGATCACGCCGAACGTCGTGACCCAGGTCCGCACCCCCGAGGTCGACGGCTACAACGCCGTCCAGATCGCGTACGGCCAGATCGACCCGCGCAAGGTGAACAAGCCCTCCGCCGGTCACTTCGACAAGGCCGGCGTGACCCCGCGCCGTCACCTCACCGAGGTCCGCACCGCCGACGCCGCCGAGTACGCGGCCGGCCAGGAGCTGACCGTCGACGGAACCTTCGAGGCCGGCCAGCTGGTCGACGTCGTCGGCACCTCCAAGGGCAAGGGCTTCGCCGGTGTGATGAAGCGCCACAACTTCCAGGGTGTCTCCGCCTCGCACGGTGCGCACCGCAACCACCGCAAGCCGGGCTCCATCGGCGCCTCCTCGACCCCGAGCCGTGTCTTCAAGGGCATGCGCATGGCCGGTCGCATGGGTGGCGAGCGCGTCACAGTCCTGAACCTCAAGGTCCAGGCCGTCGACGCCGAGAAGGGCCTGCTGCTGGTCAAGGGAGCCGTCCCCGGTGCCCGTGGCCGCATCGTTTTCGTCCGCAACGCAGTGAAGGGGGCCTAG
- the rpsJ gene encoding 30S ribosomal protein S10: MAGQKIRIRLKSYDHEVIDTSARKIVDTVTRAGATVVGPVPLPTEKNVVVVIRSPHKYKDSREHFEMRTHKRLIDIIDPTPKAVDSLMRLDLPADVNIEIKL, encoded by the coding sequence ATGGCGGGACAGAAGATCCGCATTCGGCTTAAGTCGTATGACCACGAGGTCATCGACACCTCGGCGCGCAAGATCGTCGACACGGTGACCCGTGCAGGCGCGACCGTCGTCGGCCCGGTGCCGCTTCCCACCGAGAAGAACGTGGTGGTCGTCATCCGTTCGCCCCACAAGTACAAGGACAGCCGCGAGCACTTCGAGATGCGCACGCACAAGCGGCTGATCGACATCATCGACCCGACGCCGAAGGCCGTCGACTCGCTCATGCGTCTCGACCTGCCCGCCGACGTCAACATCGAGATCAAGCTGTAA
- the tuf gene encoding elongation factor Tu translates to MAKAKFERTKPHVNIGTIGHVDHGKTTLTAAISKVLADKYPSATNVQRDFASIDSAPEERQRGITINISHVEYETPKRHYAHVDAPGHADYIKNMITGAAQMDGAILVVAATDGPMAQTREHVLLAKQVGVPYLLVALNKADMVDDEEILELVELEVRELLSSQDFDGDNAPVVRVSGLKALEGDEKWTQSILDLMEAVDESIPDPVRDKDKPFLMPIEDVFTITGRGTVVTGRAERGTLAINSEVEIVGIRPTQKTTVTGIEMFHKQLDEAWAGENCGLLLRGTKREDVERGQVVAKPGSVTPHTNFEGTAYILSKDEGGRHNPFYTNYRPQFYFRTTDVTGVISLPEGTEMVMPGDTTDMSVELIQPIAMEEGLGFAIREGGRTVGAGTVTKIIK, encoded by the coding sequence GTGGCTAAGGCCAAGTTCGAGCGGACTAAGCCGCACGTCAACATCGGAACCATCGGTCACGTCGACCACGGCAAGACGACGCTCACCGCGGCGATCTCCAAGGTGCTTGCTGACAAGTACCCGTCGGCGACCAACGTGCAGCGTGACTTCGCTTCGATCGACTCGGCTCCGGAAGAGCGTCAGCGTGGTATCACGATCAACATCTCGCACGTCGAGTACGAGACGCCGAAGCGCCACTACGCGCACGTTGACGCCCCGGGTCACGCCGACTACATCAAGAACATGATCACCGGTGCCGCTCAGATGGACGGCGCGATCCTCGTGGTCGCCGCCACCGACGGCCCGATGGCTCAGACCCGTGAGCACGTCCTGCTCGCCAAGCAGGTCGGCGTCCCCTACCTGCTCGTCGCGCTGAACAAGGCCGACATGGTCGACGACGAGGAGATCCTGGAGCTCGTCGAGCTCGAGGTCCGCGAGCTGCTCTCCAGCCAGGACTTCGACGGCGACAACGCTCCGGTGGTGCGCGTCTCGGGCCTCAAGGCTCTCGAGGGCGACGAGAAGTGGACCCAGAGCATCCTCGACCTCATGGAGGCCGTGGACGAGTCCATCCCGGACCCGGTGCGCGACAAGGACAAGCCGTTCCTCATGCCGATCGAGGACGTCTTCACGATCACCGGTCGTGGCACGGTCGTCACCGGTCGCGCCGAGCGCGGCACCCTCGCCATCAACTCCGAGGTCGAGATCGTCGGCATCCGCCCGACGCAGAAGACCACGGTCACCGGTATCGAGATGTTCCACAAGCAGCTCGACGAGGCCTGGGCCGGCGAGAACTGTGGTCTGCTCCTCCGCGGCACCAAGCGCGAGGACGTGGAGCGCGGCCAGGTCGTCGCGAAGCCGGGTTCGGTCACGCCGCACACCAACTTCGAGGGCACTGCCTACATCCTCTCGAAGGACGAGGGCGGCCGTCACAACCCCTTCTACACGAACTACCGTCCGCAGTTCTACTTCCGGACCACCGACGTCACCGGCGTCATCTCGCTGCCCGAGGGCACCGAGATGGTCATGCCCGGCGACACCACCGACATGTCGGTCGAGCTGATCCAGCCGATCGCCATGGAGGAGGGCCTCGGCTTCGCCATCCGTGAGGGTGGCCGCACCGTGGGCGCCGGTACGGTGACGAAGATCATCAAGTAA
- the fusA gene encoding elongation factor G — translation MAQDVLTDLKKVRNIGIMAHIDAGKTTTTERILFYTGVNHKIGETHDGASTTDWMEQEKERGITITSAAVTCFWNKNQINIIDTPGHVDFTVEVERSLRVLDGAVAVFDAKEGVEPQSETVWRQADKYNVPRICFVNKMDKLGADFYFTVDTIISRLGAKPLVMQLPIGSESDFIGVVDLVEMRALVWPGDAKGDVTMGAKYEIQEIPADLQAKAEEYRAKLVETVAETDDALLEKFFGGEEITVPEIKAAIRKLTVNNEIYPVLCGSAFKNRGVQPMLDAVIDYLPAPIDVPAIQGHDARDPEKTIERHADATEPFSALAFKVAVHPFFGRLTYVRVYSGRVDSGAQVINSTKGKKERIGKIFQMHANKENPVDFVTAGNIYAVIGLKDTTTGDTLCDPANEVVLESMTFPEPVIEVAIEPKTKADQEKLGTAIQKLAEEDPTFRTEQNQETGQTVIKGMGELHLDILVDRMKREFNVEANVGKPQVAYRETIRRTVEKYDYTHKKQTGGSGQFAKVQITLEPLEVTPETSYEFVNAVTGGRVPREYIPSVDAGIQDAMQVGVLAGFPTVGVKATLVDGAAHDVDSSEMAFKIAGSMAYKEAARKANPVLLEPLMAVEVRTPEEYMGDVIGDLNSRRGQIQSMEDASGVKVVRANVPLSEMFGYIGDLRSKTSGRAVYSMQFDSYAEVPKAVADEIVQKSKGE, via the coding sequence GTGGCACAGGACGTGCTCACCGACCTGAAGAAGGTCCGCAACATCGGCATCATGGCCCACATCGATGCCGGCAAGACCACCACGACCGAGCGCATCCTGTTCTACACGGGCGTCAACCACAAGATCGGTGAGACGCACGACGGCGCCTCGACCACCGACTGGATGGAGCAGGAGAAGGAGCGCGGCATCACGATCACGTCGGCCGCCGTGACCTGCTTCTGGAACAAGAACCAGATCAACATCATCGACACGCCCGGTCACGTCGACTTCACCGTCGAGGTGGAGCGCTCGCTCCGCGTGCTCGACGGCGCGGTCGCGGTGTTCGACGCGAAGGAGGGCGTGGAGCCCCAGTCGGAGACCGTGTGGCGCCAGGCCGACAAGTACAACGTCCCGCGCATCTGCTTCGTCAACAAGATGGACAAGCTCGGCGCCGACTTCTACTTCACGGTCGACACCATCATCTCCCGCCTCGGCGCCAAGCCGCTGGTCATGCAGCTCCCGATCGGTTCCGAGTCCGACTTCATCGGCGTCGTCGACCTGGTCGAGATGCGTGCGCTGGTCTGGCCGGGCGACGCCAAGGGTGATGTCACCATGGGCGCCAAGTACGAGATCCAGGAGATCCCGGCCGACCTCCAGGCCAAGGCCGAGGAGTACCGCGCGAAGCTCGTCGAGACCGTCGCCGAGACCGACGACGCGCTGCTCGAGAAGTTCTTCGGCGGCGAGGAGATCACCGTCCCGGAGATCAAGGCGGCCATCCGCAAGCTCACCGTGAACAACGAGATCTACCCGGTCCTCTGCGGCTCGGCGTTCAAGAACCGCGGTGTCCAGCCGATGCTCGACGCGGTCATCGACTACCTCCCCGCGCCGATCGACGTGCCCGCCATCCAGGGTCACGACGCCCGCGACCCGGAGAAGACTATCGAGCGTCACGCCGACGCGACCGAGCCGTTCTCGGCTCTCGCGTTCAAGGTCGCCGTCCACCCGTTCTTCGGCCGCCTCACCTACGTGCGCGTCTACTCGGGCCGCGTCGACTCCGGCGCCCAGGTCATCAACTCGACCAAGGGCAAGAAGGAGCGCATCGGCAAGATCTTCCAGATGCACGCCAACAAGGAGAACCCGGTCGACTTCGTCACCGCCGGCAACATCTACGCGGTGATCGGCCTCAAGGACACCACCACCGGTGACACCCTGTGCGACCCGGCCAACGAGGTCGTCCTCGAGTCGATGACCTTCCCGGAGCCGGTGATCGAGGTCGCCATCGAGCCGAAGACGAAGGCCGACCAGGAGAAGCTCGGCACCGCCATCCAGAAGCTCGCCGAGGAGGACCCGACCTTCCGCACCGAGCAGAACCAGGAGACCGGTCAGACGGTCATCAAGGGCATGGGCGAGCTCCACCTCGACATCCTCGTCGACCGCATGAAGCGCGAGTTCAACGTGGAGGCGAACGTCGGCAAGCCCCAGGTGGCCTACCGCGAGACCATCCGCCGCACGGTGGAGAAGTACGACTACACCCACAAGAAGCAGACCGGTGGTTCCGGTCAGTTCGCCAAGGTGCAGATCACCCTGGAGCCGCTCGAGGTGACCCCGGAGACCTCGTACGAGTTCGTGAACGCCGTCACCGGCGGTCGCGTCCCGCGCGAGTACATCCCCTCGGTCGACGCGGGCATCCAGGACGCGATGCAGGTCGGCGTGCTCGCCGGCTTCCCGACGGTGGGCGTCAAGGCGACGCTCGTCGACGGTGCAGCGCACGACGTCGACTCCTCGGAGATGGCGTTCAAGATCGCCGGCTCGATGGCCTACAAGGAGGCCGCTCGGAAGGCGAACCCGGTGCTCCTCGAGCCGCTCATGGCGGTCGAGGTCCGTACGCCGGAGGAGTACATGGGCGACGTCATCGGCGACCTGAACTCCCGCCGCGGGCAGATCCAGTCCATGGAGGACGCCAGCGGTGTCAAGGTGGTGCGCGCCAACGTCCCGCTGTCGGAGATGTTCGGCTACATCGGCGACCTGCGCTCGAAGACCTCGGGCCGCGCCGTGTACTCGATGCAGTTCGACAGCTACGCGGAGGTCCCGAAGGCTGTGGCCGACGAGATCGTCCAGAAGAGCAAGGGCGAGTGA
- the rpsG gene encoding 30S ribosomal protein S7, with protein sequence MPRKGPAPKRPVVADPVYGSPVVSQLVNKILLDGKKGLAERIVYDALEGVATKSGQDAVTTLKKALDNIRPTLEVRSRRVGGSTYQVPVEVKPHRANTLALRWLTSYAKGRREKTMTERLTNEILDASNGLGAAVKRREDTHKMAESNKAFAHYRW encoded by the coding sequence ATGCCTCGCAAGGGTCCCGCTCCCAAGCGCCCCGTCGTCGCCGACCCGGTCTACGGCTCCCCGGTCGTCAGCCAGCTGGTCAACAAGATCCTCCTCGACGGCAAGAAGGGCCTCGCCGAGCGCATCGTCTACGACGCGCTCGAGGGTGTCGCCACCAAGTCCGGCCAGGACGCGGTCACCACGCTCAAGAAGGCGCTCGACAACATCCGGCCGACCCTCGAGGTCCGCAGCCGCCGCGTCGGTGGCTCGACCTACCAGGTGCCGGTCGAGGTCAAGCCGCACCGCGCCAACACGCTCGCGCTCCGCTGGCTCACCAGCTACGCCAAGGGCCGTCGCGAGAAGACGATGACCGAGCGCCTCACCAACGAGATCCTCGACGCTTCGAACGGCCTCGGCGCCGCTGTCAAGCGCCGCGAGGACACGCACAAGATGGCCGAGTCGAACAAGGCCTTCGCCCACTACCGCTGGTAA
- the rpsL gene encoding 30S ribosomal protein S12, producing MPTIQQLVRKGRSPKVTKTKAPALKANPQQRGVCTRVYTTTPKKPNSALRKVARVKLSNGTEVTAYIPGEGHNLQEHSMVLVRGGRVKDLPGVRYKIVRGALDTQAVKNRKQARSRYGAKMEKK from the coding sequence GTGCCAACCATTCAGCAGTTGGTTCGCAAGGGCCGGTCGCCGAAGGTCACCAAGACCAAGGCTCCCGCTCTGAAGGCGAACCCCCAGCAGCGCGGCGTGTGCACCCGTGTCTACACCACCACCCCGAAGAAGCCGAACTCCGCGCTCCGCAAGGTCGCGCGCGTCAAGCTCTCGAACGGGACCGAGGTCACCGCTTACATCCCCGGTGAGGGCCACAACCTGCAGGAGCACTCGATGGTGCTCGTCCGCGGCGGTCGTGTGAAGGACCTGCCCGGCGTCCGCTACAAGATCGTGCGCGGCGCGCTCGACACCCAGGCCGTCAAGAACCGCAAGCAGGCTCGCAGCCGTTACGGCGCGAAGATGGAGAAGAAGTAA
- a CDS encoding WXG100 family type VII secretion target, translating to MANMNVTYGEMTDAANRLIAGKDDITAKLHELQNLVNGLVNGGFVTDQASGAFHSSYEQFTKGTTDAVNGLDGMSQFLTKAADALQNVDSELAKGIGG from the coding sequence ATGGCCAACATGAACGTCACGTACGGCGAGATGACCGATGCCGCCAACCGCCTCATCGCGGGCAAGGACGACATCACCGCGAAGCTGCACGAGCTCCAGAACCTCGTGAACGGCCTCGTCAACGGCGGCTTCGTCACCGACCAGGCCTCCGGCGCCTTCCACTCGTCGTACGAGCAGTTCACGAAGGGGACCACCGACGCGGTCAACGGCCTCGACGGCATGTCGCAGTTCCTCACCAAGGCCGCCGACGCGCTGCAGAACGTCGACAGCGAGCTCGCCAAGGGCATCGGCGGCTGA
- a CDS encoding putative T7SS-secreted protein: MGDREYEKLTGRPDLVRSKAEHYEQIAAAITRSVAALNRISEVGGMTSKAVDAVKKSAADVADDINKAQDRYQVTAAALKTYAGHLQQAQDDADKAIALIGPREDAADQAQHRAASAQHTLDTGTPEAHAANQLAATRAGDAASAASQELQAAQQAWRDARDAKDRAAETASGRIKDVVEGKGNHGLEDSFWDDWGDIIKTICQIAGVLSLFLSWVPILGQILLVIAVVGAVITLVESVVKAMNGGSWVDVAFAAVGLVLTVFGANIGKYIGNLVKAKGLTVAMKLPRRQFTLLTGISKGSKAAELKDVQAMLGSPKVLPNVMKEVFGKNPFKLTTGPEGLLKLQRNPLGLAGFDNPQFAAKVMDEIPTGYKVALKVWNYRAVAGKIQTLTDNPLDPNDKPLSLKPESIAKDLADGRLPKWTLG, from the coding sequence ATGGGCGACAGGGAGTACGAGAAGCTCACCGGACGGCCGGACCTCGTCCGCTCCAAGGCGGAGCACTACGAGCAGATCGCGGCGGCGATCACCCGATCCGTCGCGGCGCTGAACCGTATCAGCGAGGTCGGCGGAATGACCAGCAAGGCCGTCGACGCCGTCAAGAAGTCCGCGGCCGACGTGGCCGACGACATCAACAAGGCCCAGGACCGGTACCAGGTGACCGCGGCCGCCCTGAAGACGTACGCCGGGCACCTCCAGCAGGCTCAGGACGACGCGGACAAGGCGATCGCGCTCATCGGGCCCCGCGAGGACGCGGCCGATCAGGCCCAGCACCGCGCCGCATCGGCCCAGCACACACTCGACACGGGCACGCCGGAGGCCCACGCGGCCAACCAGCTCGCGGCGACGAGGGCGGGAGACGCCGCCTCGGCCGCCTCCCAGGAGCTCCAGGCGGCCCAGCAGGCCTGGCGCGATGCGCGGGACGCGAAGGACCGCGCGGCGGAGACCGCCTCGGGCCGGATCAAGGACGTCGTCGAGGGCAAGGGCAACCACGGGCTGGAGGACAGCTTCTGGGACGACTGGGGCGACATCATCAAGACGATCTGCCAGATCGCCGGCGTGCTGTCCCTGTTCCTCTCCTGGGTACCGATCCTCGGGCAGATCCTCCTCGTCATCGCGGTGGTCGGCGCGGTCATCACGCTGGTGGAGAGCGTCGTCAAGGCCATGAACGGCGGCAGCTGGGTCGACGTCGCGTTCGCCGCCGTAGGACTCGTCCTCACCGTCTTCGGCGCCAACATCGGCAAGTACATCGGGAACCTCGTCAAGGCCAAGGGCCTGACCGTCGCGATGAAGCTCCCGCGGCGCCAGTTCACCCTGCTCACCGGCATCTCGAAGGGCAGCAAGGCCGCCGAGCTGAAGGACGTGCAGGCGATGCTCGGCTCCCCGAAGGTCCTCCCGAACGTGATGAAGGAGGTGTTCGGCAAGAACCCGTTCAAGCTCACTACCGGCCCGGAGGGACTCCTCAAGCTGCAGCGCAACCCGCTGGGCCTCGCAGGGTTCGACAACCCGCAGTTCGCGGCGAAGGTCATGGACGAGATCCCGACCGGCTACAAGGTCGCGCTGAAGGTGTGGAACTACCGCGCCGTCGCCGGGAAGATCCAGACGCTCACCGACAACCCGCTCGACCCGAACGACAAGCCGCTGTCGCTGAAGCCCGAGTCGATCGCGAAGGACCTCGCCGACGGCCGCCTCCCGAAGTGGACCCTCGGCTAG